The following proteins are encoded in a genomic region of Thalassophryne amazonica chromosome 5, fThaAma1.1, whole genome shotgun sequence:
- the LOC117511181 gene encoding natterin-4-like, giving the protein MKLLVLLITLLVLSWTSAEDGKDQEILQQHNEDNNHESELEEPAPQRTDNETSQLGQETPKIRVARAYKISSKSNLQWVQWSGQIPSNAVKISNTYVGREDYVCRVGCEAGYYTPTKGPYCYYPYGFKERQSKEFHILVNRDNFEILEWKWETGGQVPTNAVLACRDIYVAKNKYGLGKLQQSHHVFYLPWQGIEYKYNEYDVLNVNMDVVEQDMSNVVYNMKGVQVHKDNPATLRRTSVKNYECSEITKEVTLETSVETSQSWDVSNSITLGVTTEVSAGIPNIADVSVAVSVETSVSISHGTSKTESTSHSLSVSVTVPPNNYCVVTMEGRMFKADIPFTADLTRKYRNGEVTTSSVKGIYKKGQVGEIQAVVHRCEKIADAPPC; this is encoded by the exons ATGAAGCTCTTGGTGCTGCTCATCACCCTGCTGGTTCTGTCCTGGACCAGTGCTGAAGATGGCAAAGATCAAGAGATCTTACAACAACACAACGAAG ACAACAACCACGAGTCAGAACTTGAAGAACCAGCTCCCCAACGCACAGATAATGAGACGTCACAACTCGGACAGGAAACTCCAAAAATAAGGGTGGCTAGAGCTTATAAGATTAGTTCTAAATCCAACTTACAATGGGTTCAGTGGAGTGGACAAATTCCAAGTAACGCAgttaaaatttcaaatacatatgTAGGTCGTGAAGACTATGTCTGCAGAGTCGGCTGTGAAGCTGGCTACTACACTCCCACAAAGGGCCCTTACTGCTACTACCCTTATGGATTTAAAGAACGACAGAGTAAAGAGTTCCACATACTGGTGAACAGAGATAACTTTGAGATTCTGGAGTGGAAGTGGGAGACAGGTGGTCAAGTGCCAACGAATGCAGTCTTGGCCTGCAGAGACATATATGTTGCAAAGAATAAGTACGGTCTAGGAAAACTACAGCAAAGCCATCATGTTTTCTATCTTCCATGGCAAGGAATAGAGTATAAGTACAACGAGTATGATGTCCTGAATGTCAACATGGATGTAGTCGAGCAGGACATGAGTAATGTCGTATACAACATGAAAGGGGTTCAAGTTCATAAAGACAATCCAGCAACCCTCCGCAGGACCAGCGTTAAAAACTATGAGTGTAGCGAAATTACCAAAGAGGTTACCCTCGAGACATCAGTTGAGACGTCACAAAGTTGGGACGTCAGCAATTCTATCACACTTGGTGTCACGACTGAAGTCAGTGCTGGGATCCCCAACATTGCCGATGTGAGTGTGGCAGTAAGCGTTGAGACCTCAGTATCCATCTCCCATGGAACCAGTAAGACGGAATCAACCAGTCACTCTCTTTCCGTCTCTGTCACCGTTCCTCCAAACAACTACTGTGTTGTCACTATGGAGGGTCGTATGTTCAAGGCAGACATCCCGTTCACAGCAGACCTGACCCGAAAGTACCGCAATGGGGAGGTCACCACTTCATCGGTTAAAGGGATCTACAAGAAGGGCCAGGTGGGAGAAATCCAGGCAGTGGTGCATCGCTGCGAAAAGATAGCTGATGCCCCGCCGTGCTAA